A genomic region of Aureimonas populi contains the following coding sequences:
- a CDS encoding NAD(P)-dependent oxidoreductase: protein MSLKLGFVGIGRMGAPMARRLLAAGLDLTVYDPNAEAVEALVRSGAKVGGSPAAVGAAAEIVFLSLPTPDIVQAAALGQEGIAEGGTARIVVDLSTTGPRGAKALAAGLLERDIATVDCPVSGGVAGAEAGRLTLMAASPQDTFAEAAPLLSHFGKVTHVGTEPGQAQLIKVINNLMSVTALAIASEGCVLAQKAGIDPAMLMQVVNSGSGRSNASEDKIPKYVLTRSFDFGFALGLSAKDVRLCLDEAEALGVPMIVGSAARQLLTVAKGELGPEGDLTALIQPIERWAGVEVAGGKGGA from the coding sequence ATGAGCCTGAAACTCGGCTTCGTCGGCATCGGACGCATGGGCGCGCCAATGGCCCGCCGGCTGCTCGCCGCCGGCCTCGACCTCACTGTCTACGATCCCAACGCCGAGGCGGTGGAAGCCCTCGTGCGATCCGGCGCGAAGGTCGGCGGCAGCCCCGCCGCAGTGGGCGCGGCGGCCGAGATCGTATTCCTTTCCCTTCCCACGCCCGACATCGTGCAGGCGGCGGCGCTCGGCCAGGAGGGGATCGCGGAAGGCGGCACCGCGCGCATCGTCGTCGATCTGTCCACCACGGGGCCACGCGGTGCCAAGGCCCTTGCCGCGGGGCTTCTGGAACGCGACATCGCGACCGTGGACTGCCCCGTAAGCGGCGGGGTCGCCGGGGCGGAAGCCGGCCGGCTGACGCTCATGGCCGCAAGCCCGCAAGACACCTTCGCCGAGGCCGCCCCCCTTCTCTCCCATTTCGGCAAGGTGACGCATGTCGGCACCGAGCCCGGGCAGGCCCAGCTCATCAAGGTCATCAACAATCTCATGTCGGTGACGGCCCTGGCCATAGCGTCGGAGGGCTGCGTTCTGGCGCAGAAGGCGGGCATCGATCCGGCCATGCTCATGCAGGTGGTCAACAGCGGCAGCGGGCGCTCCAACGCCAGCGAGGACAAAATCCCGAAATACGTGCTGACGCGCTCCTTCGATTTCGGTTTCGCGCTCGGCCTCTCGGCTAAGGATGTCCGGCTCTGCCTCGACGAGGCCGAGGCGCTGGGCGTGCCGATGATCGTGGGCAGTGCCGCGCGCCAGCTTCTCACCGTCGCCAAGGGCGAGCTTGGGCCGGAAGGCGACCTGACGGCCCTTATCCAGCCCATCGAGCGCTGGGCCGGCGTGGAAGTCGCCGGCGGCAAGGGCGGCGCATGA
- a CDS encoding SDR family NAD(P)-dependent oxidoreductase encodes MRLNGKTCLVTGAAGGIGMAMVEAFLREGAVVVASDLDTALLSERCAGLPGGERVLVRRLDVTDPKGIAALDASLADAGVQVNVLVNNAAAITIGKLLDASLEDLRLVLGVNVEGLFNVTKAFLPGMIGRGGGTVLNMASLASVRAMRERFVYSASKAAIAMMTRSIAVDYVADGIRANCICPARVHTPFIENYLARYYPGEEKERFEALSRYQPVGRMIRPDEVAAMAVYLCSDESAMVTGGSFVIDGGVMAGDQPLPEG; translated from the coding sequence ATGAGACTGAACGGCAAGACATGCCTCGTGACCGGGGCGGCCGGCGGCATTGGCATGGCCATGGTGGAGGCTTTCCTGCGTGAAGGCGCCGTCGTGGTCGCGAGCGACCTCGATACCGCGCTGCTCTCCGAGAGATGCGCTGGGCTGCCGGGCGGCGAGCGGGTGCTGGTGCGCAGGCTCGACGTGACCGATCCGAAGGGCATCGCCGCCCTCGACGCCTCGCTGGCCGACGCCGGGGTCCAGGTGAACGTCCTCGTCAACAATGCCGCCGCGATCACGATCGGCAAACTGCTGGACGCCAGCCTCGAGGATTTGCGCCTCGTCCTCGGCGTCAATGTCGAGGGGCTGTTTAACGTGACGAAGGCCTTCCTGCCCGGCATGATCGGGCGCGGCGGCGGGACGGTGCTCAACATGGCCTCGCTCGCCTCGGTGCGGGCCATGCGCGAGCGGTTCGTCTACAGCGCGTCAAAGGCCGCCATCGCCATGATGACGCGCTCGATCGCCGTCGATTACGTGGCGGATGGCATCCGCGCCAACTGCATCTGCCCGGCGCGCGTCCACACGCCCTTCATCGAGAACTATCTGGCGAGATACTATCCGGGCGAGGAGAAGGAGCGTTTCGAGGCCCTGTCGCGCTACCAGCCGGTCGGGCGCATGATCCGCCCGGACGAGGTGGCCGCCATGGCCGTCTATCTTTGCTCGGATGAATCCGCGATGGTCACGGGCGGCTCCTTCGTGATCGACGGCGGGGTGATGGCGGGCGACCAGCCTCTGCCGGAAGGGTAG
- a CDS encoding MmgE/PrpD family protein — protein MSASAALATFAAETASVPDAVRREAIRSIMNGFATGLAGCGDAATLHAKAVATRFSARGEASIMGHPERVDILTAAFLNAIAINVHDFDDTHPGTILHPTAPVLPPLLALAETRAVTGAAFLDAFAIGVEVECRIANAVSPGHYRRGWHITATCGVFGAAAASGRILGLDAERMLHALGIASAQASGLVETLGTMAKSVGVGNAARNGLFAALLAENGLKGPALPLEGPRGFVEVTSDEPRPGCLAEGLGESWQLLLNTYKPYPCGVVLNPVIEAALLLAAEPGFDAARVQGVTVRGAALLAERADRPSPAEGREAQVSAQHAVAVAFLRGRAGLAEFSDAAVADPAVQALRETVRVAIDPQLPVGAAVIDVRLPSGSLSRRVDKARGDGGRPLADADIEEKLRALADYGAPSVDTAPLIAALRHSPDATDMSGLARFATP, from the coding sequence ATGAGTGCCTCCGCCGCGCTTGCGACCTTCGCGGCCGAGACCGCGTCGGTGCCCGACGCGGTGCGCCGCGAAGCGATCCGCTCGATCATGAACGGCTTCGCCACCGGCCTTGCCGGCTGCGGCGACGCCGCCACTCTCCACGCCAAGGCCGTGGCCACGCGTTTCTCCGCACGTGGCGAGGCGAGCATCATGGGGCACCCGGAGCGGGTGGACATCCTCACGGCCGCCTTCCTGAACGCCATCGCAATCAATGTCCACGACTTCGACGACACGCATCCCGGCACCATCCTGCATCCGACGGCGCCGGTGTTGCCGCCGCTGTTGGCCCTTGCCGAGACGCGGGCGGTGACGGGGGCGGCCTTCCTCGACGCCTTCGCCATCGGCGTGGAGGTGGAATGCCGGATCGCCAATGCCGTCTCGCCGGGCCACTATCGGCGCGGCTGGCACATCACGGCGACCTGCGGCGTCTTCGGCGCGGCGGCCGCCTCGGGACGCATTCTGGGCCTCGACGCGGAGCGTATGCTCCATGCCCTCGGCATCGCCTCCGCGCAGGCTTCCGGTCTTGTGGAGACGCTCGGCACCATGGCCAAGAGCGTGGGTGTCGGCAACGCGGCGCGCAACGGCCTTTTCGCGGCCCTTCTTGCCGAAAACGGCTTGAAAGGACCTGCCCTCCCGCTGGAAGGCCCTCGCGGCTTCGTGGAAGTGACATCGGATGAACCGCGTCCCGGATGCCTTGCGGAAGGGCTGGGCGAGAGCTGGCAGCTTCTCCTCAACACCTACAAGCCCTATCCCTGCGGCGTGGTGCTGAACCCCGTCATTGAGGCCGCCCTCCTGCTGGCCGCCGAGCCCGGCTTCGACGCGGCCCGCGTGCAGGGCGTCACCGTGCGGGGCGCCGCGCTCCTTGCCGAGCGCGCCGACCGCCCCTCTCCGGCAGAGGGCCGCGAGGCGCAGGTCAGTGCCCAGCACGCGGTGGCGGTCGCCTTCCTGCGGGGCAGGGCCGGCCTGGCGGAATTCAGCGACGCAGCGGTGGCCGACCCGGCTGTCCAGGCCCTGCGCGAGACCGTGCGTGTGGCGATCGACCCGCAGCTGCCGGTCGGAGCGGCCGTCATCGACGTGCGCCTGCCATCGGGCTCGCTGTCGCGGCGCGTGGACAAGGCGCGCGGGGACGGCGGGCGACCGCTCGCCGACGCGGACATAGAGGAGAAGCTGCGGGCGCTGGCCGACTACGGCGCGCCTTCGGTGGACACCGCGCCCCTGATCGCGGCGCTCCGGCACAGCCCCGATGCCACCGACATGAGCGGCCTTGCCCGTTTTGCAACTCCGTAG
- a CDS encoding ABC transporter permease, which produces MSAVTQAVARPARGAARAALWIRPLLGAVVFLAAVEAIVVLLGIRPYYLPRPSAVFGAIAATPQTYAQGFARTLAEALLGFLAGSLFGVAAGIAFFRSQLLREMFFPLFIVSQTIPVIAFGAIVVLWFGNTLFAKAAIAFYLSFFPVTVNTLIGFGAVDPRQAALMRSFGAGERQLMRRLYLPAAMPQIFVALRLASSLSLVGAIVGEWFGDTTGLGVLLLQAMYNENVTGIWAAIVVSAVLGIGFYGTIALIERGVVFWGNEQ; this is translated from the coding sequence ATGAGCGCCGTCACGCAAGCGGTCGCGCGTCCTGCCAGGGGGGCGGCGCGCGCCGCCCTATGGATCAGGCCGCTGCTCGGGGCGGTCGTCTTTCTCGCCGCAGTCGAGGCGATCGTCGTCCTTCTCGGCATCCGGCCCTACTACCTGCCGAGGCCGAGCGCCGTGTTCGGGGCCATCGCGGCCACGCCGCAGACTTATGCCCAGGGATTTGCGAGGACGCTGGCCGAGGCGCTTCTCGGCTTCCTGGCGGGCTCGCTCTTCGGCGTCGCCGCCGGCATCGCCTTCTTCCGTTCGCAGCTCCTGCGCGAAATGTTCTTCCCCCTTTTCATCGTCTCCCAGACGATACCCGTCATCGCCTTCGGCGCCATCGTGGTCCTGTGGTTCGGCAACACACTCTTCGCCAAGGCCGCCATCGCCTTCTATCTCAGCTTCTTTCCGGTCACGGTGAACACGCTGATCGGCTTCGGGGCGGTCGATCCGCGACAGGCGGCGCTGATGCGCTCGTTCGGAGCAGGCGAGCGCCAGCTCATGAGGCGGCTCTACCTGCCGGCCGCCATGCCGCAGATCTTCGTCGCCCTGCGACTTGCCTCCTCGCTGAGCCTCGTGGGCGCCATTGTCGGCGAATGGTTCGGCGACACCACGGGCCTCGGCGTCCTTCTCCTTCAAGCCATGTACAACGAGAACGTCACAGGCATCTGGGCCGCCATCGTCGTCTCGGCGGTGCTCGGCATCGGCTTCTACGGCACGATCGCGCTGATCGAGCGCGGGGTCGTCTTCTGGGGGAACGAGCAATGA
- a CDS encoding SDR family oxidoreductase, with translation MLHGRTALVTGSFAGLGLGVAEALAGAGANVIVHGLCDRRTGEAAAGQLAAAYGGATMFSGADLRSVDAIEALVDTAARRFGRIDIIVNNAVLRHFKPVDEFRSDEWDASIAVNLSSAFHLARLAVPTMKAAGWGRIVNMASIYGVRGAENRIDYVTTKSALLGMTRALAIELARTGITANAVSPGTVPTEAILSRIAERARAAGRGFEEARADYLVGRNPTGRFVSVEAVGATVAFLCGPHSSDINGANMAVDGGWAAA, from the coding sequence ATGCTGCATGGGCGCACGGCGCTCGTCACCGGTTCCTTCGCGGGCCTCGGGCTCGGAGTGGCGGAGGCGCTTGCCGGGGCCGGGGCGAATGTCATCGTCCACGGCCTGTGCGATCGGCGGACGGGGGAGGCGGCGGCGGGGCAACTGGCTGCCGCCTATGGGGGCGCCACGATGTTCTCGGGCGCCGACCTGCGGTCGGTCGACGCGATCGAGGCCCTGGTGGACACGGCGGCCCGGCGCTTCGGCCGGATCGACATCATCGTCAACAATGCGGTCCTGCGGCATTTCAAGCCTGTGGATGAGTTCCGGAGCGATGAGTGGGACGCCTCGATCGCCGTCAACCTCTCCTCGGCCTTTCATCTGGCACGGCTTGCCGTCCCGACGATGAAGGCGGCCGGTTGGGGGCGTATCGTCAACATGGCGTCCATCTACGGCGTGCGAGGGGCCGAGAACCGCATCGACTACGTGACCACGAAGTCGGCGCTGCTCGGGATGACGCGCGCGCTTGCCATCGAACTGGCCCGCACCGGTATCACCGCCAACGCGGTCAGTCCGGGAACGGTGCCGACCGAAGCGATCCTGTCACGCATCGCCGAGCGCGCGCGGGCGGCCGGGCGCGGCTTCGAAGAGGCGCGGGCCGACTATCTCGTGGGGCGCAATCCGACGGGCCGTTTCGTTTCGGTGGAGGCGGTAGGGGCGACGGTCGCTTTTCTCTGCGGCCCGCATTCGTCCGACATCAACGGGGCCAACATGGCCGTGGACGGCGGCTGGGCGGCGGCCTGA
- a CDS encoding carboxymuconolactone decarboxylase family protein, protein MARRAEFQGEQFEKGLGIRREVLGGAYVDKSVDAATDVTAPLQKLVTEWCWGEIWSRPGLDRRTRSFLNLAMLTALNRPHEIKLHVRGALNNGVTREEIGEVVLQAAIYCGVPAALDTLRVVTETYAQIDAEAQSR, encoded by the coding sequence ATGGCCAGACGAGCCGAATTTCAGGGCGAGCAGTTCGAGAAGGGACTTGGAATCCGGCGCGAGGTGCTCGGGGGAGCCTATGTCGACAAGTCGGTGGACGCCGCCACGGACGTAACTGCCCCGCTCCAGAAGCTCGTGACGGAATGGTGCTGGGGCGAGATCTGGTCGCGTCCCGGCCTCGACCGGCGCACGCGCAGCTTTCTGAACCTAGCCATGCTGACGGCGCTCAACCGGCCGCACGAGATCAAGCTGCATGTGCGCGGCGCGCTGAACAACGGCGTCACGCGCGAGGAGATCGGCGAGGTGGTGCTGCAAGCGGCCATCTATTGCGGCGTTCCGGCCGCGCTCGACACGCTGCGCGTCGTCACCGAGACCTACGCGCAGATCGATGCCGAGGCGCAAAGCCGCTGA
- a CDS encoding ABC transporter ATP-binding protein encodes MDWNGKRQVGRRHPADAVPVAAIAAPSGRNAGDTGPLIEMEAVSKSFGEVVALQDFRVRITPGELVTVVGPSGCGKSTLFNILAGLEEPDPQSILRYRGRGCRATELLGEVSFMPQRDLLLPWRSVIDNAILALEIEGVPRREARETARRMLPEFGLAGFGEQYPHQLSGGMRQRVALMRTFLFKRDLMLLDEPFGALDALTRAMMQRWLLDLWQKHRRTVLFITHDVDEALFLGDRVLVMSARPGRVKLEQEVALERPRLPEVVTSPEFVALKKILLEAIEEESLKSFAVRSP; translated from the coding sequence ATGGACTGGAACGGAAAGCGGCAGGTTGGCCGCCGGCACCCTGCGGATGCCGTGCCGGTGGCGGCGATCGCCGCACCAAGCGGCCGGAACGCCGGCGACACCGGCCCGCTGATCGAGATGGAAGCCGTCTCGAAGAGCTTCGGGGAAGTGGTGGCGCTTCAGGACTTCAGGGTTCGCATCACCCCGGGCGAGCTCGTCACCGTCGTCGGCCCCTCCGGCTGCGGCAAGAGTACGCTGTTCAACATCCTCGCCGGGCTGGAGGAGCCCGATCCTCAAAGCATCCTGCGCTATCGCGGGCGCGGCTGCCGGGCCACGGAGCTGCTGGGCGAGGTCTCCTTCATGCCCCAGCGCGACCTTCTCCTGCCGTGGCGGAGCGTCATCGACAACGCCATCCTCGCACTGGAGATCGAGGGCGTGCCCCGGCGCGAAGCGCGGGAGACGGCACGGCGCATGTTGCCCGAGTTCGGCCTTGCCGGCTTCGGCGAACAGTATCCGCATCAGCTTTCGGGCGGTATGCGCCAGCGCGTCGCCCTCATGCGCACCTTCCTCTTCAAGCGCGACCTCATGCTGCTCGACGAACCCTTCGGCGCGCTCGATGCCCTCACGCGCGCCATGATGCAGCGCTGGCTGCTCGACCTCTGGCAGAAGCATCGGCGCACGGTCCTCTTCATCACCCACGATGTCGACGAGGCGCTCTTCCTCGGCGACAGGGTGCTGGTGATGAGCGCGCGCCCCGGCCGGGTGAAGCTGGAGCAGGAAGTGGCGCTGGAGCGCCCTCGCCTTCCGGAGGTCGTCACCTCCCCCGAATTCGTCGCGCTCAAGAAAATCCTGCTGGAGGCCATCGAGGAGGAGAGCCTGAAATCCTTCGCGGTCCGCAGCCCCTGA
- a CDS encoding ABC transporter substrate-binding protein, translating into MTRRPLLLALCAALALQPLAGGLASAQEPTPASLRLKWLPQAQFAGFYTALEKGYYEEEGIALTINPGGPNILTENLVATGADTFGLSGGTDSVFAARDRGLPIVCIGVAHQVTPFVFVTAGDGPVETVQDFAGKTVTTWFTGANHVLSAMLAHEGVDLGTVDMQPQQVSMTPFVDGEVDVATATRYNELYTVNTRLGAENVRLFVPEDFGVSFPRDTLIVSERTLADDPELVAGFLRASIRGWQDAFADPEGAIDTIMAVAPTLDRAHQEFMLEEVRELMTAGQAGEDGLFAIDPAAIGSAHDLLVEYGVLSAPVDLDAAFDASALEAIPLEDRAL; encoded by the coding sequence ATGACCCGACGCCCTCTCCTTCTCGCCCTCTGCGCCGCCCTCGCCCTCCAGCCGCTGGCGGGCGGGCTTGCCTCCGCGCAGGAGCCGACCCCCGCCTCGCTGCGCCTGAAATGGCTTCCCCAGGCCCAGTTCGCCGGCTTCTACACCGCGCTGGAAAAGGGCTATTACGAGGAAGAGGGCATCGCCCTCACCATCAATCCGGGCGGGCCGAACATCCTGACGGAGAACCTTGTCGCCACCGGCGCCGACACGTTCGGCCTTTCAGGCGGAACGGACAGCGTCTTCGCCGCGCGCGACCGCGGCCTGCCGATCGTGTGCATCGGCGTCGCCCACCAGGTCACGCCCTTCGTGTTCGTGACGGCCGGGGACGGGCCGGTGGAGACGGTCCAGGATTTCGCCGGCAAGACCGTCACCACATGGTTCACCGGGGCCAACCACGTGCTCTCGGCGATGCTCGCCCATGAGGGGGTCGATCTCGGCACGGTCGACATGCAGCCGCAGCAGGTGAGCATGACGCCTTTCGTCGACGGCGAGGTCGATGTGGCCACCGCCACGCGCTACAACGAGCTCTACACGGTCAATACGCGCCTGGGCGCGGAGAATGTCCGCCTGTTCGTGCCGGAGGATTTCGGCGTCTCCTTCCCGCGCGACACGCTGATCGTTTCCGAACGGACCCTCGCCGACGACCCGGAGCTCGTGGCCGGTTTCCTGCGCGCCAGCATCCGCGGCTGGCAGGACGCCTTCGCCGATCCCGAGGGAGCGATCGACACGATCATGGCGGTGGCCCCCACGCTCGACCGGGCGCATCAGGAGTTCATGCTGGAAGAGGTGCGCGAGCTGATGACCGCCGGCCAGGCGGGAGAGGACGGCCTCTTCGCCATCGACCCGGCCGCCATCGGCTCGGCGCACGATCTGCTCGTGGAATACGGCGTCCTCTCCGCGCCGGTCGATCTCGACGCGGCGTTCGACGCCTCCGCGCTCGAAGCCATTCCCCTCGAAGATCGCGCGCTGTGA
- a CDS encoding GntR family transcriptional regulator: MSDTLAGEEAPQKAKARKGIRGRKPARSSAPRASSSGAGGADEAVRQPGTTLAGFLHQKLETEIVNGALKPGDRLDEQEIAQRFGMSRTPVREAFRLLGANELVELRGRQGVVVRKIGVSVLIEMFQVMAELEGLCARLAARRASRQQEELLLQVHRRLAQMANHSEADVAAFYAANQEFHEIIYDASRNGYLAEQTRQLRNRVSPFRRRVTALPRRFEKTINEHEEIVRAICDRDADRAHTAMRDHVNLLGDDLTDFIASYE, translated from the coding sequence ATGTCGGATACGCTGGCGGGCGAGGAAGCCCCGCAAAAGGCGAAGGCGAGGAAGGGCATCCGTGGCCGCAAGCCCGCCCGGTCGTCCGCGCCCCGCGCATCCTCATCGGGGGCCGGCGGGGCGGACGAGGCGGTCCGGCAGCCCGGCACCACCCTCGCGGGTTTCCTTCATCAGAAGCTGGAGACCGAGATCGTCAACGGAGCCCTCAAGCCCGGCGACCGGCTGGACGAGCAGGAGATCGCCCAGCGCTTCGGCATGTCACGCACGCCGGTCCGCGAGGCCTTCCGCCTGCTGGGCGCGAACGAACTGGTCGAGTTGCGCGGCCGGCAGGGTGTGGTGGTGCGCAAGATCGGCGTCAGCGTGCTGATCGAGATGTTCCAGGTGATGGCCGAACTGGAGGGCCTGTGCGCGCGCCTGGCCGCGCGGCGGGCTTCCAGGCAGCAGGAGGAACTGCTCCTTCAGGTTCACCGCCGGCTGGCCCAGATGGCGAATCATTCGGAGGCGGATGTGGCGGCTTTCTACGCCGCCAACCAGGAGTTCCACGAGATCATCTACGACGCGTCGCGAAACGGCTATCTGGCGGAGCAGACCCGCCAGTTGCGCAACCGGGTCTCCCCGTTCCGCCGCCGCGTCACCGCCCTCCCGCGCCGTTTCGAGAAGACGATCAACGAGCACGAGGAAATCGTCCGCGCCATTTGCGACCGCGACGCGGACCGCGCCCACACCGCGATGCGCGACCATGTCAATCTCCTGGGCGACGACCTGACGGACTTCATCGCCTCATATGAGTGA
- a CDS encoding N-acyl homoserine lactonase family protein has translation MTQPEPFELFALKYACHTGRRGADNFVGADIHEAGEDLFYYVWVARRSDRLFVIDTGFGEAAARARGRELVSRPAQALEKLGVRVREVEDVVLTHLHYDHAGTLADFPRACFHLQAGEAAYATGPCMCHSFLRHPFDVEDVVGFVRLNFAGRITFHEEVDELADGLTVHRTGGHTGGLQVVRVWTRRGHVVIASDATHLYANYRDNLVFPAVYHVGELLDGYRTIRRLADSDDHVIPGHDPAVMRLYPAPAPELEGIAVRLDVPPRER, from the coding sequence ATGACGCAGCCCGAACCTTTCGAGCTGTTTGCCCTGAAATACGCCTGTCACACGGGGCGGCGCGGGGCCGACAATTTCGTCGGCGCCGATATCCACGAGGCGGGCGAGGATCTGTTCTATTACGTCTGGGTGGCACGGCGCTCCGACCGCCTCTTCGTGATCGACACCGGCTTTGGCGAGGCGGCGGCCAGGGCGCGGGGGCGCGAGCTGGTTTCGCGGCCCGCGCAGGCGCTGGAGAAACTCGGTGTGCGCGTCAGGGAGGTCGAGGATGTCGTTCTGACGCATCTGCACTACGACCACGCCGGCACCCTCGCCGACTTTCCAAGGGCTTGCTTTCATTTACAGGCGGGCGAGGCCGCCTACGCGACCGGCCCCTGCATGTGTCATTCCTTCCTGCGCCACCCCTTCGACGTGGAGGACGTGGTGGGGTTCGTCAGGCTGAATTTCGCCGGACGGATTACCTTCCACGAAGAGGTCGACGAACTGGCCGACGGGCTGACCGTCCACCGCACGGGCGGCCATACCGGCGGCCTCCAGGTGGTGCGCGTGTGGACGCGGCGCGGCCATGTCGTGATCGCGTCGGATGCCACGCATCTCTATGCCAATTACCGGGACAATCTCGTTTTCCCGGCGGTCTACCACGTGGGCGAACTGCTGGACGGCTACCGCACCATCCGTCGCCTTGCCGATTCCGACGACCATGTGATTCCCGGCCACGATCCGGCGGTGATGCGGCTCTACCCCGCGCCCGCGCCCGAACTCGAAGGCATCGCGGTGCGCCTCGACGTGCCCCCGCGCGAACGATGA
- a CDS encoding Bug family tripartite tricarboxylate transporter substrate binding protein produces the protein MTLRPIGASGLSCLLATATFGSPALAQFPDQPIRIVVPFAAGGGVDALARPFAVRLAEILGQNVLIENQGSATGELGAVAVKMSEADGYTLLLSSAAFGTTPAFYPQAAYDPVEDFETIAILASAPQVLVATNELDAASVEDIIATARESDALTVALSATTGIQALATYLLADLSDIELTYVPYPGAGAAFPDLMAGRVDLMIDNPGSSLPLVQGNSLKLIATTGAERLEAAPDTPTIGETIPGFEVANWFVLAAPSDTPQDVLDALSQAAREAINHPELAERLQREGTTPFSLDQEESSAFVQSEVERWRETVSDLDLQVH, from the coding sequence ATGACCTTGAGACCTATCGGGGCCTCCGGCCTCTCATGCCTGTTGGCGACGGCCACCTTCGGTTCGCCGGCCCTGGCGCAATTTCCGGACCAGCCCATCCGGATCGTGGTGCCCTTCGCGGCAGGCGGCGGCGTGGATGCATTGGCCCGCCCCTTCGCCGTGCGCCTGGCCGAAATCCTGGGCCAGAACGTGCTGATCGAGAATCAAGGCAGCGCGACGGGCGAACTTGGCGCGGTCGCGGTGAAGATGTCGGAAGCGGACGGTTATACTCTGCTTCTCAGTTCGGCGGCCTTCGGGACGACCCCTGCCTTCTATCCGCAGGCCGCCTACGATCCCGTCGAGGATTTCGAGACGATCGCGATCCTGGCAAGCGCACCGCAGGTTCTCGTGGCCACGAACGAGCTGGACGCCGCCTCGGTCGAGGACATCATCGCAACGGCGAGGGAGAGCGACGCCCTGACCGTTGCGCTTAGCGCCACGACCGGCATTCAGGCCTTGGCGACCTATCTTCTGGCGGACCTTTCGGACATCGAGCTGACCTATGTTCCCTATCCGGGAGCAGGAGCCGCCTTTCCCGACCTCATGGCCGGCCGCGTCGATCTGATGATCGACAATCCGGGCTCGTCCCTGCCCCTCGTACAGGGCAACAGTCTCAAGCTCATCGCAACGACAGGCGCCGAGCGGCTGGAGGCGGCGCCCGATACGCCGACGATCGGCGAGACAATTCCCGGCTTCGAGGTCGCCAACTGGTTCGTGCTGGCCGCTCCGTCCGACACGCCGCAGGACGTGCTCGACGCCCTGAGCCAGGCCGCCCGGGAAGCGATCAATCACCCCGAGCTTGCCGAACGCCTGCAACGGGAGGGCACGACACCTTTCAGCCTCGACCAGGAGGAATCCTCTGCCTTCGTTCAAAGCGAGGTGGAAAGGTGGCGCGAGACGGTTTCCGACCTCGATCTTCAGGTGCACTAA
- the yihU gene encoding sulfolactaldehyde 3-reductase, giving the protein MRRSGRARHAARRHRDLRADRCRGAKPLTGRPGRREQMTATIGFVGLGTMGLPMASNLSRAGFAVRGYDLSPEARKAFAEVGGVAASSAAEATKGAAFVITMLPTAAHIDAALFEAGGIAEAIGPEAILVNMSTILPEETDRLAARLSGFSIAMIDAPVGRSALEAARGALLILASGEKRALEAARPLFEVMGNQTIDCGALGNGSRVKVINNFMGVSLNALTAEALTLAEASGLDIRLALEVMRGTIAGIGHMRVTYPNKVLKGDLSAGFPVDLAHKDLGLALQLAARVNAPVFMGGAAAQIYSIVRADGRGRQDYTAVYPVLRTLAGLPDTIPYDPSADDEYNPFNA; this is encoded by the coding sequence TTGCGGCGTTCCGGCCGCGCTCGACACGCTGCGCGTCGTCACCGAGACCTACGCGCAGATCGATGCCGAGGCGCAAAGCCGCTGACCGGGAGGCCGGGGAGGAGAGAACAGATGACCGCAACAATCGGTTTCGTTGGCCTGGGCACGATGGGCCTTCCCATGGCGTCCAACCTTTCTCGCGCCGGCTTTGCCGTGCGCGGCTACGATCTTTCGCCCGAGGCACGCAAAGCCTTTGCCGAAGTCGGCGGCGTGGCCGCGTCCTCGGCGGCGGAGGCGACGAAGGGTGCGGCCTTCGTCATCACCATGCTGCCGACGGCCGCCCATATCGACGCGGCGCTCTTCGAGGCGGGCGGCATCGCCGAGGCAATCGGGCCCGAGGCGATCCTCGTCAACATGTCCACCATCCTGCCAGAAGAAACCGATCGGCTCGCCGCCCGGCTGTCCGGGTTCTCCATCGCGATGATCGACGCGCCGGTGGGCCGCTCGGCGCTGGAGGCCGCGCGCGGCGCCTTGCTCATCCTGGCAAGCGGCGAGAAGCGCGCGCTGGAGGCCGCACGCCCGCTCTTCGAGGTCATGGGCAACCAGACCATCGACTGCGGAGCGCTCGGCAACGGCTCGCGCGTCAAGGTCATCAACAATTTCATGGGCGTTTCGCTCAACGCGCTCACGGCCGAGGCACTGACGCTTGCCGAGGCATCGGGCCTCGACATCCGGCTGGCGCTCGAAGTGATGCGCGGCACCATCGCGGGTATCGGGCACATGCGGGTGACATACCCGAACAAGGTGCTGAAAGGCGACCTGTCAGCCGGTTTTCCCGTCGACCTCGCGCATAAGGATCTGGGGCTGGCCCTTCAGCTCGCCGCGCGGGTAAACGCCCCGGTCTTCATGGGCGGGGCAGCCGCGCAGATCTACTCGATCGTGCGCGCGGATGGACGCGGACGGCAGGATTACACCGCCGTCTATCCCGTCTTGCGCACCCTCGCCGGCCTGCCCGACACCATCCCCTACGACCCTTCGGCGGACGATGAATACAACCCGTTCAACGCGTGA